Within the Candidatus Nitrospira nitrificans genome, the region GCCTCCGATAATAATCAAGCCCAGATACCCGGGCAGCGCGGTGCAAAGGGCGGTCAGCATCAACGGCGCGGCTCGCACCAATGTGTTCTGCCAGGAAAATGAGGTGCCGAAGGCGGCGCGATACATCGTCTGATAGACCTCGAACGGATCGGCTCCGGCCGACGCCACAAAGATTCCGAACAACACCATGGAGACCGTCAGGGATCCGACGATGATGAGGAACGGTTCCAGCGCTTTGTTCAAGGTCTGTGGCACGGCGATGCTCACGACCTGGTTGAACCGATGACTCCTTCGACCAGCCAATCCATGCTTTCCAGCCAGATGTCGGTCTGGGCATGCTCCTTTCCTCCGGCAATGACGACGCGGCCGGTATTGTCCTTGATCGGGCCCTTGTACACGACCATCCCGCCGCTCATGAATTTGTCTTTGGCCGCGTCGGCTTGTTTGCGGACGGCTTCCGTCACCACCTGGTTGTATTCGGAGACCTTGACGATTCCTTCCTTCAAACCGCCCCGGATGAGATGGGGGACCGTCTGCCCTTTTCGAATCAGGTCGGCATAATCCATGTAGACCTTGGCCCAATTCCATTCCGCTCCGGTGAGATACCCCTTCGGGGCAAGTTTGGATTGGTTGCAGTGATATCCGGTGCAAAAGATGCCTCGTTTTTCGGCGGTCGTGACGACGACCTTGGGGCTGTCGACGTGGCACGTGATGACATCAATGCCCTGGTCGACCAAGCTGTTCGTGGCTTCCGCTTCGCGGACCGGCAGCGACCAGTCGCCGGTGAAAATCACATGGGTCGTACAGTTGGGCCTGACGCTGCGGGCGCCGAGGGTATAGTTGTTGATGTTGCGCAACACTTGTGGAATAGGCTTCGCGGCGACAAACCCCAGCTTCCCGCTCTTGCTCATCCCGCCCGCCACGATGCCGGCGATATATTGCGACTCATCGATGAAGCCAAAGTAACTTCCGACGTTCTTGGGGTGTTTGCCGTCCTGGTACAGCCCGCCACAATGCAAAAACCGGATGTTGGGAAATTGCGGCGCAACCTTCAGGATGTGAGGATCGAAATATCCGAACGACGTGGGGAAGAGCACCTGAGCCCCGTCCAGTTTGACCATGCTTTCCATGGTTTTCTGGACCTCGATGGTTTCGGGCACCTTTTCCTCATCGAAGGCCTTCACCCAATCAAGTTTGGCGACCGCCGCTTTCCCCTCGAAATGTGCCTGGTTGTACCCATAGTCGTCTCGCGGGCCTACAAAGATGAAGCCCATCTTCACCTTGTCCGATGCGCCCCAGGCTTGGCCGATCCACTCCACATTGCCCAACATGCCCAGCGCCCCGGCGGCTGCGGTCCCCTGTAGCACTTGGCGTCTCGTCAGTTTGCGTGATTCGGACATAGGGTCCTCCCTCAGGGTGAGATGTGTGGCGGTACACCTACTTCACAATAAATGTTCCCGTTTCGCCGGCAAGGGCGCGACCGATATTCTCGGGATTGGTGATCAATCCGGTCTGCCCACCCCCTTCTATGAAGTCGATCACCGCCTGAATCTTCGGTCCCATGCTGCCTCTGTCGAATTGATTGTCCGCATAATGTTTCTTCGCTTCAGCCACGGTCATGCGGTCCAGCCATCGCCGGTCCGGCGTATTGAAGTTGATGGCCACCTTCTCGACTCCTGTGGAGACCAGCAACAAATCAGCCCCGATGCCACGGGCCAGCAGGCTTGATGCCAAGTCCTTGTCGATGACGGCTTCGACGCCGATCAGGCTTCCGTCTTCGTCTTG harbors:
- a CDS encoding BMP family ABC transporter substrate-binding protein — translated: MSESRKLTRRQVLQGTAAAGALGMLGNVEWIGQAWGASDKVKMGFIFVGPRDDYGYNQAHFEGKAAVAKLDWVKAFDEEKVPETIEVQKTMESMVKLDGAQVLFPTSFGYFDPHILKVAPQFPNIRFLHCGGLYQDGKHPKNVGSYFGFIDESQYIAGIVAGGMSKSGKLGFVAAKPIPQVLRNINNYTLGARSVRPNCTTHVIFTGDWSLPVREAEATNSLVDQGIDVITCHVDSPKVVVTTAEKRGIFCTGYHCNQSKLAPKGYLTGAEWNWAKVYMDYADLIRKGQTVPHLIRGGLKEGIVKVSEYNQVVTEAVRKQADAAKDKFMSGGMVVYKGPIKDNTGRVVIAGGKEHAQTDIWLESMDWLVEGVIGSTRS